Below is a window of Thermodesulfomicrobium sp. WS DNA.
GCGGCGTTCATGTTGGGAGCGCCCTGCGGTTTTTTCTTGGGCTACGCGCACTTTCCCGGCAAACGGATGCTCCGTCTGCTGGTGGAGACGAGTCTGTCGATCCCCACGGTGGTCATTGGCCTCGTGGTCTATGGTCTGCTCACCCGGCGGGGGCCGCTAGGAGAGTGGGGGCTGCTTTTCACCGTGCCGGGCATGAGCCTCGGCCTTACGCTTTTAGCCTTTCCTCTGGTGGTGGCGCATGTGGCCAGTGGTGTCGCCGCCTTGGATCAGAGGCTTCGGCCCACCCTCTGGACACTGGGCGCATCCCCCTGGAGGGCGTGTTGGACCACGCTGCACGAAGCCCGGCACGCCGTATTCTGCGCCTTGGCCACAGCCTTTGGTCGTGTGGTCTCCGAGGTGGGTATTGCCATGATGGTGGGCGGTAATATCAAGGGCGTTACCCGCACCATGACCACCGCCATCGCCCTGGAAACCAACAAAGGGGAATTTGCCCAAGGCTTCGCACTGGGCTTGGTGCTTCTCGGCATTGCCTTGGCCACCAACCTGGCGCTCAGTCTGGTCCGACGTCGCATGGGTGGGGCTGAATGAACGATCACCGGGCACCATACCGCGCAACGTCCGAGCCATCCCAAGGCACCCCGCCCGGCTGGTCGCTCACCCTGGAGAATATCGTCGTCCACCGCCAAGGCACTCCGGTGCTCCGCGGCATCCATCTCCACATCCCCTCAGGGTGTGTCCTCGGCATTGCCGGGCCCAACGGTGCGGGCAAAAGCACCCTCGGCCGAGTGCTCACCGGCCTTCTGGAGCCAGAGGCTGGACGCATCTTGGTCAACGGCATCCCGACGCCGCCGCGCGCCCTGCACGGACGCAGTGTGTTTTTGGATCAAGAACCGTATTTGCTGCGCCGAAGCGTTGCCGCCAATATCGGCTATGCTCTCGGGCGTCAGGCATCCCCCGAACGCATCCAGCAGGCGCTGGCCCAGGTCGGTCTTCCCCCGTCCATGGCCGGGCGTTCGTGGCGCGAGCTTTCCGGCGGCGAAGCCAAACGCGTGGCCTTGGCCGCACGCCTCATCCGCAATCCACCAGTCTTGGTGCTCGATGAACCGACGGCCAATCTCGACGACGCCGGCATCGCAGCCGTGGAGGCAGTCATCCGCCGGCGCAGCGGCCGCGCCACCACGGTGCTCATCAGCCATGACCTGCACTGGCTCTGCACGTGGACGGACCATGTGGAGCATGTGGTGGCCGGAGAGCTCGTGGGCCGTGGGCACATCACCCTCCTGCGTGGCCCATGGGAACCCAGCGCCTTCGGCTCCGTGATGCCCCTTGGGGAGCACGGCAGTATCCCTGCCCCCAAGGCCCCGCACCCCAAGGCGCAGGCGGTGCTCCCGGCCCAAGGCGCGAGCATCGTCGGCGATGAAGACAGCCGGCCTGTGCATGTGCACGGAAGGATACTCGCCCTCTTCCATCACCAAGGGCGCATCATCGCCTCCTGCTCCGTCGGCGGTCTTCGCCTCTGGGCGCATACCATCCACCCGCTGCCGCCTGGAAGCCCCGTCGGAATCCACATCGAAGCGCAGCGCATCCGGTTTCTTGAATAGCCCAGATACCGCACTGGCTTCCTGCGCTGCTCCAGCCCACAGCACACGGAAATTTCTCCGAGAGCACGCCTTCGCAGCGCCCTTCCCAGAAAACCGACAAGGGGCACGACGCCTCTCCGGAGCGGCGCCTGGGCCCTTGGCGAGGGTGCTCTGCCCTCCGGCGAAGCCTCGGAGGTCAAAAGGCCGACCTGGAAAGCGGGCCGTGTTTTGCGGCCCACGGGGAAGGAAGGGGGGATGGTTCGAATCGAGGAGGAGGCGGGGTCACCTCCGCCGTGTTCTCACCCCACCGGACGTGCGGCTGCGCATCCGGCAGTTCATGAAACACCCTGGAGCCGTCGCACGGTGTCGCGCAACGATACCAGTCCCAGACGATCAAAGTACGCCTTGC
It encodes the following:
- a CDS encoding ABC transporter ATP-binding protein — encoded protein: MNDHRAPYRATSEPSQGTPPGWSLTLENIVVHRQGTPVLRGIHLHIPSGCVLGIAGPNGAGKSTLGRVLTGLLEPEAGRILVNGIPTPPRALHGRSVFLDQEPYLLRRSVAANIGYALGRQASPERIQQALAQVGLPPSMAGRSWRELSGGEAKRVALAARLIRNPPVLVLDEPTANLDDAGIAAVEAVIRRRSGRATTVLISHDLHWLCTWTDHVEHVVAGELVGRGHITLLRGPWEPSAFGSVMPLGEHGSIPAPKAPHPKAQAVLPAQGASIVGDEDSRPVHVHGRILALFHHQGRIIASCSVGGLRLWAHTIHPLPPGSPVGIHIEAQRIRFLE
- a CDS encoding ABC transporter permease, encoding MDFLATICIQALHLLFSGEPDTMAAIRATLRSSFAALAAAFMLGAPCGFFLGYAHFPGKRMLRLLVETSLSIPTVVIGLVVYGLLTRRGPLGEWGLLFTVPGMSLGLTLLAFPLVVAHVASGVAALDQRLRPTLWTLGASPWRACWTTLHEARHAVFCALATAFGRVVSEVGIAMMVGGNIKGVTRTMTTAIALETNKGEFAQGFALGLVLLGIALATNLALSLVRRRMGGAE